From the Deltaproteobacteria bacterium genome, the window CAATCTAATAGCGTTTGGAGTACAATTACCTTGAGATCAACAGTTGTGAACGATGCCCTAAAGGAAACGCTGTTTCGGAACGGTATTTCGCCAAGCGCTATAACATCAAACACCAAACACCAATGATTACCAAACCCGACAAAATTCTTCTGGACCATGGCAGCGGCGGCAAGCTTTCCCATCACCTGACAACCGGTCTGATGCTGCCGGTATTCGACAACCCCATCCTGGCGAACCTGGATGACGGCGCCGTTTTCACGGTAGGCGGGCAGCGGTTCGCCTTTTCCACGGACACGTATACGGTGGACCCGATCTTTTTTCCGGGGGGCAGCATCGGCGATCTCGCCGTCAACGGTACGGTCAACGATGTGAGCATGTGCGGCGCCGACCCGCTTTACCTCAGTGTGGGGCTGATTCTGGAAGAGGGGTTTCCCATCCCCGACCTCGAAAGGGTTCTCGAGGATATGGGCCGGGCCGCCGGGAAAGCCGGTGTCCAGGTGGTGACCGGAGACACCAAGGTGGTGCCCAAAGGGGCGGCCGATAAAATTTTCATCAATACGTCCGGCTTGGGAAAGATTCCCCCGGGCGTCGATGTGTCGAGCAAAAACGCGAGGGTGGGGGACAAGGTCATTCTCAGCGGCAGCATCGCCGACCACGGCGTAACCATATTGACGCAGCGCGAGGGCTTGGCCTTCGACGCGCCCGTCAGGAGCGATTCGGCGCCGCTCAATCACATGGTTAAAAAAATGTTTTCGGCCGGTCAGGCCATCCACGTCCTGCGGGACCCGACC encodes:
- the hypE gene encoding hydrogenase expression/formation protein HypE, with amino-acid sequence MITKPDKILLDHGSGGKLSHHLTTGLMLPVFDNPILANLDDGAVFTVGGQRFAFSTDTYTVDPIFFPGGSIGDLAVNGTVNDVSMCGADPLYLSVGLILEEGFPIPDLERVLEDMGRAAGKAGVQVVTGDTKVVPKGAADKIFINTSGLGKIPPGVDVSSKNARVGDKVILSGSIADHGVTILTQREGLAFDAPVRSDSAPLNHMVKKMFSAGQAIHVLRDPTRGGVGTALNEIAAGSGVGIRIEESRIPVKPEVAGICELLGFDPLYLANEGKLLAFVAPEDADAVLAAMRADASGADACFVGEVVADNPGQVFMETRIGGQRIVDMLTGEQLPRIC